From Columba livia isolate bColLiv1 breed racing homer chromosome 5, bColLiv1.pat.W.v2, whole genome shotgun sequence, one genomic window encodes:
- the LOC102094683 gene encoding acyl-coenzyme A amino acid N-acyltransferase 2 produces the protein MVEVTVTPQSSLADRPVQVHVRGLSPSQLVTLRAWLADEQGDVFQSRAFFHADEAGEVDPGRHPALGGSYTGVWPMGLLWFLQPDTLFRRLVKRDVVGSPFLLHLEVFDGLCLVTGPQDRPLASCEAKRWYVGPGVQRVPIGEGRVRGALFLPPGPGPFPGVIDLFGGAGGLIEFRAGLLATRGFAVLALAFFAYKDLPHTLAQLDMEYFEEAAELLLRQPKVRGPGLGVIGVSKGAEVALAMAAFLPQVVATVWINGTAFLHGNSLLYRDLHIPSIPYFIERVVFTEMGAMDNSAIFGDPQDPMYSSSAIPTEKIRGKVLFVVGEADRSFNSKLFAQLAMARMSPASCRLLSYPGAGHLIEPPGSPLCSISSIRGTPKPVVWGGEAQAHAKAQEHSWQEIIQFLELQLGPTSTVKL, from the exons ATGGTGGAGGTGACGGTGACACCGCAGTCCTCGCTGGCCGACCGGCCGGTGCAGGTGCACGTTCGGGGACTGTCCCCGTCCCAGCTCGTCACCCTGCGGGCATGGCTGGCGGACGAGCAGGGCGACGTCTTCCAATCTCGGGCTTTCTTCCACGCCGACGAGGCGGGCGAGGTGGACCCCGGCCGCCATCCCGCCCTGGGGGGCAGCTACACCGGCGTCTGGCCCATGGGGCTGCTCTGGTTCCTGCAGCCCGACACCCTTTTCCGACGGCTGGTCAAGCGCGACGTAGTCGGCAGCCCCTTCCTGCTGCACCTTGAGGTCTTCGACGGCCTCTGCTTGGTCACTGGTCCCCAGGACCGGCCGCTGGCGTCCTGCGAGGCCAAGCGGTGGTACGTGGGTCCCGGCGTGCAGCGGGTGCCCATCGGGGAGGGACGTGTCCGCGGGGCCCTCTTCTTGCCACCTG GACCAGGACCCTTCCCGGGGGTGATTGACTTGTTTGGGGGTGCGGGTGGCCTCATCGAGTTCCGCGCGGGGCTGTTGGCCACCCGGGGTTTCGCCGTGCTGGCCCTGGCTTTCTTCGCCTACAAGGACCTGCCCCACACGCTGGCCCAGCTCGACATGGAGTATTTCGAGGAGGCGGCTGAGCTGCTTCTGCGGCAGCCCAAG GTGCGAGGCCCCGGCCTGGGCGTCATCGGGGTTTCCAAAGGCGCAGAGGTGGCCCTGGCCATGGCCGCCTTCCTCCCGCAAGTGGTGGCCACGGTGTGGATCAACGGCACAGCCTTCCTCCACGGCAACTCCCTGCTCTACAGGGACCTCCACATCCCCTCCATCCCCTACTTCATCGAACGCGTTGTCTTCACCGAGATGGGGGCTATGGACAACTCAGCCATTTTTggggacccccaggaccccatgTACAGCTCCTCGGCCATCCCCACTGAGAAGATCCGCGGGAAGGTCCTTTTCGTGGTGGGGGAGGCCGACCGCAGCTTCAACAGCAAGCTCTTTGCCCAGCTGGCCATGGCGCGGATGTCACCCGCGAGCTGCCGCCTCCTCTCCTACCCCGGGGCCGGGCACCTGATTGAGCCCCCCGGCTCCCCGCTCTGTAGCATCTCCAGCATTCGGGGCACCCCCAAACCAGTGGTTTGGGGGGGTGAAGCCCAAGCCCACGCCAAAGCTCAGGAGCATTCGTGGCAGGAGATCATCCAGTTCCTGGAGCTCCAGCTGGGTCCCACCAGCACCGTGAAGCTGTGA
- the ZP1 gene encoding zona pellucida sperm-binding protein 1, with amino-acid sequence MGRGCSLLLLLLLLPPGPRAAVSLLRYRYDCGDQGMQLLAHPPPGRTVRFKVLDEFGTRFDVANCSICLHWLNTGTDGTVIFSSGYEGCHVLVKEDRYVLRVQLEELLLSGVLVASYQVNMTCPQAADDEIVNTRTEHQPGRGDTGHRPQTNVLVPLSQPGLLHHVSQSVLAHPGPQISAQSHSERGHPIAQTQPVLLHPGIQSQPSQARPGLQPHGGFIRPGMQLPAQPGLQNPNRAGLVRPGAQTQHNLLRPGVQTQNQPGLVSPGAQNQPGFLRPGVQTQNQLGLVHPGAQNQHNFLRPGVQTQNQAGLVHPGAQTQHLLRPGLQNQIQPGLVHPGAQSQPGFLRPGVQIQNQPGFVSHGAQNQPGFLRPGVQPQNQPGLVHPGVQSGLTHAGAQTQTGFVRPGAQPQNQPGLTRPSLQTQSQTGLLHPGLQSQTGLSHLSPQSGLVHSALQSQTGLVHSQPGLMHPGLQSRPGLVHPGFQAQPQPGLVSPGLQPQAQPGLLHPGLQTQPRLLQSTALFYPSAGAGTQLTREQCQVTVGRMACVAPPGREPCLQAGCCYDDMDRVAPCYYGNTATVQCLLDGHFVLVVPRGLVTQPYNLDSVRLASAQPGCQPLRVTDAFVMFRFAVTQCGTTVQVIEDQLVYENQLISTIDVQGSPRGSITRDSTYILQARCIYNASDLLPLHMEVAVPPTVTPLAMQGPLGLQLRIATDESYSSYHAEGDFPLVRVLRDPIYVEVRLLHKTDPNLVLVLHQCWASPGTPGTAEPQWPILVDGCPYTGDNYRTQLVPVGPATPQLPFPSHYQRFVISTFTFVEPPSMAVLEGEVYISCSASVCHLAQPEPCRPSCQLGVPSRARRSLGDNGTTEAIVTSQGHIIFPKVPKAQRG; translated from the exons ATGGGACGgggctgctccctcctcctgctgctgctgctgctgcccccggGTCCCCGAGCCGCCGTCTCCCTCCTGCGCTACCGCTACGACTGCGGGGACCAGGGGATGCAGCTGCTGGCGCATCCCCCCCCCGGCCGCACCGTCCGCTTCAAGGTCCTGG ATGAATTTGGGACCCGCTTCGACGTGGCCAATTGCTCCATCTGCCTCCACTGGCTCAACACGGGGACGGACGGCACCGTCATCTTCTCCTCTGGCTACGAGGGCTGCCACGTCCTGGTCAAG GAGGACCGGTACGTCCTGAGGgtgcagctggaggagctgctgctcagcgGGGTCCTGGTGGCCTCCTACCAAGTCAACATGACGTGTCCGCAGGCGGCGGACGACGAGATCGTCAACACCCGCACCGAGCACCAGCCCGGCCGTGGTGACACCGGCCACCGGCCCCAGACCAATGtccttgtccccctgtcccagcCTGGCCTCCTGCACCATGTGTCCCAGTCTGTCCTCGCCCACCCGGGACCCCAAATCTCTGCCCAAAGCCACTCGGAGCGGGGACATCCCATAGCTCAGACCCAGCCTGTCCTACTGCACCCAGGGATCCAGTCCCAGCCTAGCCAGGCTCGCCCAGGGCTCCAGCCGCACGGGGGCTTCATACGCCCGGGCatgcagctcccagcccagcctgggcttcAAAACCCAAACCGGGCTGGCTTGGTGCGCCCTGGAGCTCAAACCCAACACAACCTCCTTCGCCCAGGGGTTCAGACCCAAAATCAGCCGGGACTTGTGAGCCCCGGAGCTCAAAACCAACCAGGTTTTCTTCGCCCAGGGGTTCAGACCCAGAATCAGCTGGGACTTGTGCACCCTGGAGCTCAAAACCAACACAATTTTCTTCGTCCCGGGGTTCAGACCCAAAACCAGGCTGGTTTGGTGCACCCCGGAGCTCAAACCCAACATCTCCTTCGTCCAGGGCttcaaaaccaaatccagcCTGGGCTTGTGCAccctggagcccaaagccaACCAGGTTTTCTTCGCCCAGGGGTTCAGATCCAAAATCAGCCTGGATTTGTGAGCCATGGAGCGCAAAACCAACCAGGTTTTCTTCGTCCAGGGGTTCAGCCCCAAAACCAGCCTGGTTTGGTGCACCCTGGTGTCCAGTCTGGTTTAACACACGCTGGTGCTCAAACTCAAACTGGCTTTGTACGCCCAGGAGCTCAGCCCCAAAACCAGCCTGGTTTAACTCGCCCCAGCCTTCAGACCCAGTCCCAAACTGGTCTCCTCCACCCTGGGCTCCAGAGCCAAACTGGGCTATCTCACCTTAGTCCCCAGTCGGGTTTAGTCCactcagctctgcagagccaaaCTGGGCTGGTCCATTCCCAACCCGGCCTAATGCACCCGGGTCTCCAGTCCCGCCCAGGTTTGGTCCACCCTGGGTTCCAGGCTCAGCCTCAGCCGGGTTTAGTGAGTCCAGGACTCCAGCCCCAAGCCCAGCCTGGCTTACTGCACCCCGGGCTTCAGACCCAGCCTAGGCTGCTGCAGTCCACGGCTCTCTTCTACCCCTCTGCAGGGGCAG GGACGCAGCTGACGCGGGAGCAGTGCCAGGTGACGGTGGGGAGGATGGCGTGCGTGGCCCCCCCGGGCCGGGAGCCATGTCTGCAGGCGGGATGCTGCTACGATGACATGGACCGCGTGGCGCCCTGCTACTACGGCAACACAG CCACCGTGCAGTGCCTGCTGGACGGTCACTTCGTGCTGGTGGTGCCACGGGGACTCGTCACCCAGCCCTACAACCTGGACAGCGTGCGCCTGGCCAGCGCGCAGCCCGGCTGCCAGCCCCTGCGCGTCACCGACGCCTTCGTCATGTTCCGCTTCGCCGTCACCCAGTGCGGCACCACCGTCCAG GTGATCGAGGACCAGCTGGTCTATGAGAACCAGCTCATCTCCACCATTGATGTCCAGGGGTCCCCCCGCGGCTCCATCACCCGCGACAGCACCTACAT CCTCCAAGCTCGCTGCATCTACAACGCCAGCGACCTGCTGCCGCTCCACATGGAGGTGGCCGTCCCTCCCACCGTCACCCCCCTGGCCATGCAGGGACCACTGGGGCTGCAGCTCCGCATCGCCACTG ACGAGAGCTACAGTTCGTACCACGCCGAGGGCGACTTCCCGCTGGTGCGGGTGCTGCGGGACCCCATCTACGTGGAGGTTCGGCTGCTGCACAAGACGGACCCCAACTTGGTGCTGGTTCTGCACCAGTGCTGGGCATCCCCTggcacccccggcactgccGAGCCCCAGTGGCCCATCCTGGTGGATGG GTGTCCCTACACGGGTGACAACTACAGGACGCAGCTGGTGCCGGTGGGACCAGCCACACCGCAGCTGCCCTTCCCCAGTCACTACCAGCGCTTCGTCATCTCCACCTTCACCTTCGTGGAGCCGCCCTCCATGGCCGTGCTGGAAGGAGAG GTGTACATCTCCTGCAGCGCCTCGGTGTGTCACCTGGCCCAGCCCGAGCCCTGCCGGCCCTCCTGCCAGCTGGGAGTGCCCTCGC GAGCCCGTCGCTCCCTGGGTGACAACGGGACAACTGAGGCCATCGTCACCTCGCAGGGACACATCATCTTCCCCAAGGTCCCCAAGGCACAGAGAGGCTGA